A stretch of DNA from Lotus japonicus ecotype B-129 chromosome 4, LjGifu_v1.2:
ATCATAATTCAGTAATTCAGTGAGAGTATGAATGAATAATAGCTCTTTGATTATATggtatttttacttttttagtaTAGTTCAGTCAATAAATTAGGGTTTTTAACACTTTTATGCACTTTCTTTTGGTCATCATGTTCACTAGCTTATCAGGGTTTCTGTTTGTAATTTCTACTTGATACTACCTTTGACGTTGAGTAATTACTGAGAACGATTACATCTTGATCGGcataaaaaaagtcaaaaattTCAACTTGACCTTTTAAATGAATTTGAATATTAACTTTTAAATTATCGTCTTGGAATTCATTGAACTGGCACATTCTATTACTTAATTTAACTTCATTTCTCATCTTGATATATAATGCATTTGCATTGCATTTCAAACTAGGTCTGAAGGGATCTAATCTTAGTCTGTCCAAATAATCACTTGGATCACCACCATCCTGGTCGACCCAAATGACTAAAAAATCGGTGACAGTAAAGTTGGCTGatcagaatgagcaaagcatAAGACTTCTATTTGTGTAACTAACTAAGCTCAATATAAATTAGACTTATGTTCAATCCAACGTAAGCAAGGCTGAACCATTGATACCACCCATATGACATGCTAGTAAACGGCAAATACCTACACAATTAATCAGGCAACCATTACGTATAAGTTTGATAGGATTGTAAGGCAAAGACACAATTTGCTCTCTATGTGCTATTTTAGACTGAGATTTTCTCTATAATTTTGAGTTAACTTTAGCGTAAGAGTCACTTTTGCAATTACATCCCCTATCATGGATATTTACTGCATTGTCATCCGTCATGATCACTGTCAAGTTGACCACCGTGCATTTAGCTTAACAGCACCACACTCATTCACAGGATTTACATGCTGAAATTTCTAGAAGATCATATGGGAATATCAATAAAAATTACACAAAtaaatttagtgtttttggtTGAGTGTTATTTTAGTTGAGTGCTTAGGATTCTCAATTTTGGTCGAGTGGCTTtcaaataagtttttttaattaactttaAATATAATTCACTTCATAAACGAAAAAATGTGCTTTTATCAATTAACATATTGAATTAATAGGTGCAACATGTTtcaagttatttgattaagggtTAAATAAAGTTTTGCTTCATCTATAACACACTAAGTTTGAAAATGTCTCTCTTCAGAGCAAAGTTTAAACTCAGACCCCACTATTTGAGAAACTACATGATTTTGATCCCTATTGGAGGTTGTTGTTCGGTGACCTGTGTCACTAACTCACTAATTAACATAACCCGACGATATTAGTGAAGCCATGAGACGATTACACGTACGATCAGTGCAGCCATGTGGCAAAGAACATTGGACCACCACCTCTGGCGACTGGCATGGACTAAAATTAGATAGTTTCTCAAATAGTAGGGATTGATTTCAAACTTTACTTCCGAGGGGACCATATTCAAACTTATCTTATTAATAATGATCAACatcttatttaagcctttaattAATTTTCACCTAATATTATACCACCATGTATCCGCCTTGACTTTAGTCTTTTTATCCGTGGGAGATGTCATGTGTCAACAAAAAGCACTGCCATGAAAAATGATTCCGGATGTTTATTTCTTGTAAGTTGTAATACAAATAACAAAGAATAAAAGAATCAACATAAAGAACCTTACAAGCCAAATTCAAATGGCCTAAAAAGAAGTTAATCTTGCAAGAACTTAAGATGTTATGCACTCTGTGGGAAGTCCCTGAGGAAACCTCTTGGTGTCACTGCAATAATTGTAAATCATGTAATTCTTCTGCACCCAACTCAATCTGTCATGACTTGTTGAATCCAACTCTTGTGACAGCCACGCATTGGATGAGGCAGAGTTCGAATTGCAAGATGATGTTCCTGACCCAGTTGAACGAACACAAGCATTATTGGCATTGAAATTTCTATATGATGCAGTGAAAGGAGCTTGGCTCCAATCTGTCTTCACAACACCACCTCTTGTTGCCCAGTCATCAGCATTCCAGAGACTCGAGTATATCCTCATTGGCTGATCTTTTGGAAATGGAACTCCCTTTGATTCCATGTTCTTAAATTCTCTGATTGGGGTTCCATCTACTGAAAATCTGAAACAGAGGAAAAACAGGGGATTGATCAGTTAAATGGAactttcaaaaagaaaacaTGTGCTAAGTGGGGAAGTGTAGCGAATCATTGATTCATATATAGAATTAGTGTGCTTACACAATGCGTTGAGGATTCCAGAGAATGGAATAAGTGTGGAAATCTGCAGTTGGGTCGAACCAGAGATAGAATTGTTGCTCCCTGTTGCCTTTGCCCTGGCTGAACACATTGGTGTGAAGAATGTAAGGGTCTCCACTCAGATTCCCCAAGAATTCAAAGTCAATTTCATCCCAATTTGAACCTTTTGAAGACAACTGTATTATGTAAAAACCAAATTAGAAACTTGAAAGTTTAATAGCAGTGACAATTTGGCATTGAGTACTGATGATACATGCATAAACAGAACATATGAAATTAACTTGGAGTACTTACATAGTAGGCAGTGACAGTGCCTGCAGAGTTTCCAGGTACAAGCTTGAGCTGCATGTCAATCTTGCCAAACAGATATTCATTTCTGGACTGGAAGCCAGACCCAGAGGCTTTGTCAAAATTGAGAGTGAGAAGGTCACCATTGTTGAGTATCTTGGCACGACCATCTCCCCAAGTAATGTCGAAATCCTGGTAGAAGTTGCCAGCAGATGCCACCATGAAAGAGGACAATACCAATAGAGAAAGCACTGAAACATGAGGAAATGCCATGGTTGATTTGAATTAGTATATAGACAATTAATATATGAAGTGTGGAAGTTGTAGCGTTCTAGTAGTAATGAAATATGAAAGTGAAGGGGGCTTGAAAGGATGATTGTGGCAGAGAGGTACAGAGGATTGGTATTTATAGTGCTGCTGCTGGTGCATGTTTTTGTGAAAACGAGTGAAAGGAAGGAGCAAAGGAAGGTGCAGCAAGCTTTGCACTGCGTGTGGACAACTGTAGTTTTCATAGAGTTGAAACAAGCATTATAATATTTAGCAATTGGCTGTCATGTGATGTGTGTTACTCATGCTCATCATTCAATCCAACATCTTTATTATTTGAGAACTATAAGGGTAACACAAGTGGCGAATAATGTATATTTTCTTAAGGGATTTCATCTATGCTTTTATTCCGGGTTCGATTCCCTATAAGGTAAAAAGTAATATCTTTATGACTAGAGATATCACTACCGTATTCTGAGTCAGATTAGTCACGTAAAACTCCTTTCTCCGTAGATACCGCTGGCTGGCTGAAAGATAAAAAAATCTTTATTATATGAGGAATGGTTTGGTTTCATCTTGTTTTATTTATGATAATTGAAATTGCAGAGGTGGTTCCAAAGTGGGTCTGATAACATATGCTGGAGACATGCACTACAACCTATCCAAGCCGAATAATAATTATGCAAACACGGCCATCAAGCCATTGGCGGTGAGAACCCAGAACTAAGATCTAAATAGGCGTTCTTAATTCATTTGCACTTTGTCTCTCAATGATGATTCAAGTGGTAAAAACTGGTAGATATATTTGCCCTTCcaatatgaaaaagaaattcatttacactttctttttcctttcacCTCATTACTTGCATTAATACTAGAAGtaacatatatttatttatcGATACACGAAACAATTTTAgaaacataattttatttattgacagttttaaaccgccacaaattaCATATGTcaattaaatatctacatctcgATCAACCCACAATAGGTATCTACATTGTTTGAGTTATTGACATTTAGACCTATATGACCAAGGTGATAAGTATGAAATTTGGGTTTAAGTACTTGGGCCACACATAGAATAATTAGTTTTACTCCTCTAATTGTATGATAGACGGTTACTGGATTGGAAACCCAAGTCCGACATTCTTGTCGCTAAGAGGCACttacttaattaaaaaaatatttgcaTTGGTGataatttaagaaaaaatgtaatttttatgAGTTTGAATTAGTCAAATGTAATATTCATAGAATCATGTGTGATAGTCTTTAGTTTGTTGGTGATTTTCACTAGTTTTTAAGTATAGTTCAATCAATAACTTAGGGTTTTTAATACTTTTATGTATTGCCTTTTGATTATCATGTTCTCTAGCTTGTTGGGGGATTCTGAATGTAATTTCTACTTGATATGGCaacatatattataattattgtaATGAGTAAGAGCACATCTTCCCTATTACTACTCTAGTTACCTAGGCAGAGGCAATGTTGCTGCGTTTGAGCTCAAGGAAAAATGGAGCATTATGCAACTGATAGGTTCACTTAGTTAAGGAATTAGTTTGCGATTTACAAATAATTAGGCTGGACACCTAAAACACATAGAGCTCGTTTGGTACACCGTAttagcttatacaatacattatgggtTTATCCATTATTTGGTactcacattgtattgtataagcttatacatcaatctcctcttatacatcaaaatcATTGATTATTTAATTCACCCTATAGCtaatggataaggcatgataagagaGCAAGGTATAAACtacttcaatatatttaatcaactgccaccacaatcaccctccaccaccgccgccgcctccaccaccaccaccaccgtcgctggcaccaccaccaccactgtcgctgctaccacaaccaccctccaccaccaccgcctccaccactatCGTCGCCacagcaccaccaccacgctctagtcatcgttatcgccactacAATCACTCtctaccaccaccctccaccatcaccgcTGCCACTActgccaccactaccaccaccgttGCCGTCACCACCACTGTCATCGTCGCCGCCACCATGCTCCACCATTGTCCCCATCGTTGATACCTTCATACCACCACTGCAACCGcccccaccctccaccaccaccgccaccaacaccaccatccaccaaCACTATCACTGCCactaccgccgccgccaccaccatccactaccactgccaccatcatcaccttccaataccaccactaccacaccaCTAGTGTTGTCACCAAATTATATAGTATATGACCAAACgctgtatagtattaaatttttatcaggCCTTATCCTATCTGGCCTAATACAATTAGGttttatactatcaggccttatactatacagcgTACCAAACAGCCCCACAGGGTTCGCTTAgtacgccgtattaggcatgatagtataagcttatacaataaattatgagtttatccattgtttggtgctcacattgtattgtatagacttatacatcaaaatgatggattTTTTAATCTACCCTATAGATGTtcgataagacatgataagagtgtgatttataaactacttgaatatatttaatcaaccgccacaaccaccaccaccctccaccaccaccgttgcaACCACCACCGCGCTCCACCGctgccaccatcgttgataTCAACATTGTTAtaccactactaccaccaccaccgcaccACAATTGTCACTACctctgccgccaccaccacactccgccactgccaccatcgttgataTTGTCATCGTTATCGCCGCCACTACCATCGCTGTCATCGCTGCCTCCACCACTAGTgtcaccaccacccaccaccaccacaatcgcCGCTACCGCAACTACTACCGTCACCAACCttcaccaccattgccaccaatCCACTACCAACACCCTCCACTACCACTGTCGCCACCACCTtccaccaccatcgccaccacccaccaccacaaccataatcgccgccaccactgctactatcatcaccaccaccactactgcCACCCATCACCACTGCCGCTACCGCCACTACTACCACCGCCGCtgccaccatccaccaccaccgccactactACCAATGCCGGtgccaccatccaccaccacgtaccgccaccatcatcaccttccaataccaccactaccacatCACCACTGTCGCCACCAAATTATGCGGTGCATGACCAAACActgtataatattaaaatttttatcAGGCCTTATCCTATCAGGCTTAATACAATCAGACCTTATACTATACATCATACCAAACGAGTCCTTAGAATTGACTCACATAATTAAATTGGATAGGAGTTGGttaataaaattgaaattctggttcgtgcacaggacagatgtcgaacgcgatgttgggacaatcggttcgacaattgcacaacagtacaAAAATTAAGCCACAACGTTTAATACAGTAGAAACAGCACAGTAGCAACAATAAATCACCAAAAAACACatagaattgttaacccagttcagtgtcAAAACACATACGTCTGGAGGATatcaatccaggagtcaattcactatcttagtaatagctctcaggtcatacacgaaagtccctcctatacctaagttactcccccttagtatagagcctcttcaatgttTACCACTATTACAAgtagtgaatctagcttagcccttcccTCTAAGCTACGAGGAAACTTCCCCTAACTCTTaatgatcactgccacagtgaccgATCCCTTACAACTCACAACAAGAGCAAAGATGATCTCAAGATCAAACACAtatttgaagagattacaactcaactaaacaaaccaactctaagccatatgattatcaatggaggcagtagagaggtgtacaaaataacagaacaaggactcacaaaacaaaaccctaaaagcacaatccttgggtgcccaacgcacactttgcaactagggttaagcctccttaaatagaCATTCACttgaggcttggatcttcaatgggccgaacgtcatagagtccacaACAACACTTATGGAAagaatcttcaaggaatcaaatctAACCAGAATAAAGAAACAGAACCAAGCAAAACGgaattcaaactttgagatagacttggttcacacgttatcaatcttgttacttcagccaagattaaaaaCAAACAATCCTTCAGAAGATAATAAAAGTataaaacgcacagcataggATAAGTCTTCTGAAACCCCCTACAGTCAGCAGCCCAATAAACAACTTGATTTCAGAGATTGAACCACCAACATACGTAAACAcaccatgttgctccagatgttggagcatatggttgcacatcatgttttgagcaaaatgcagccaaacAAAAGAACTACAAAAATCATTCTTATAATGCCGGTTTTCTCTTATTAGTCACGTTGTATAATCTTTTCTTCATTTAAATTCAGATATTacaaaatactaaaatatatAATCAGTTCTACTTTTGAATTTGTTCATTCAATAAAGTTGGTATCAAACCCTTGTGGAAGCAATCATTTATGAAGGTAAATTCTCCTAGGAAGTTTTGTTACAATTGCCCATTTATAGCCAGCTAAGTATTGCTTTGAACATTAATATTGTTCATATGGTATATGGTAGCGTtagattttttagttttaatttttttttatagacaaatattagttgttagtaatgttagtaaattagtctctctTCAGAGTTCGAACCCTAAGCTGTTCACCCTTCAAAGTAATTTCTTTTGTTGTTCTCCGTTCTTTTACTTTGTATCCTAGCTATGTTTGCAAGTGATTTATGCAAGGCATCGTCGACCCAAATTCATTTCTCTTTGATTGGGATATTGAAATGACGCGAGGAGAAACCAATCGAATTTAATGAGAAGGGAACAACATCTGCTTTTCTTACTCAACCACAAGAGCATGAGCCCATTTTTGAAGAATTTAAAAAGAATCATTCTTTGTGACATCCGAGACTCACGAGAGTGAGAAGTAATCGCTGGAGCAATGAAAAGACACATATAAAGAGTGACTCCTCGCAAGATTTCTAGGTGAAGGATGCGACCCATGGCTGAATCTATCCCAATAACAGTAGAGACTAAAATAAAACTCTAAAGTTATGGGGGCACAAAATGAAGAATTTTCTTTAGAGGGACCAAATTAAAATATGAGCTATTTTACAGACACCAAAAACATACTGGTGTTGacaaatttattatatatttcaaAGAATGAAAGAATCAACATAAAGAACCTTGCAAACCAAAAAAACCAAATGGCCTAAAAAGAAATTAATCTAGCAATAATTTAAGATGTTTTGCACTCTGTGGGAAGCCCTTGAGGAAACCTCTTGGCGTCACTGCAATAATTGTATATCATGTAGTTCTTCTGCACCCAGAGCAACCTATCTTGACTAGTAGAATCCAACTCTTGTGACAACCACCCATTGGATGAGGCAGAGTTTGAACTGCAAGAAGATGTTCCTGACCCAGTTGAACGAACACAGGCATTGGCATTGAAATTTCTGTATGATGCGGTGAAAGGAGCTTGGCTCCAATCTGTCTTCACAACACCACCTCTTGTTGCCCAGTCATCAGCGTTCCACAAGCTTGAGTATATCCTCATTGGTTGATCTTTTGGAAATGGAACTCCCTTTGATTCCATGTTCTTAAATTCTCTGATTGGGGTTCCATCCACTGAGAATCTGAGACAGAGGAACAACAGGGGATTGATCAGTTAAATGAAAATGTGTAAGAGGGGGAGTGCATTGAATCATTGATTCATAGAATTTGTGTGCTTACACAATGCGTTGAGGATTCCAAAGAATGGAGTATGTGTGGAAATCTGCAGTTGGGTCAAACCAGAGATAGAACTGTTGCTCTCTGTTGCCTTTGCCTTGGCTGAACACATTGGTGTGAAGAATGTAAGGGTCTCCACTCAAATTCCCCAAGAATTCGAAGTCAATTTCATCCCAATTTGATCCTTTTGATGACAACTGTATTATGTAAACCATATTAGAAACTTGAAAGTTTAATAGCATTGACAATTTTGCATTGAGTACTGATGAGACATGCATTAACATAACATATGAAATTAAGTTAGAATACTTACATAGTAGGCAGTGACAGTGCCTGCAGAGTTTCCAGGAACAAGCTTGAGCTGCATGTCAATCTGGCCAAAGAGATACTCATTTCTAGACTGGAAGCCGGAGCCAGAGGCTTTGTCAAGATTGAGAGTGAGAAGGTCGCCATTGTTGGCAATCTTGGCACGACCATCTCCCCAAGTAATGTCAAAATCCTGGTAGAAGTTACCAGCAGATGCTACCATGAAAGAGGACAATAGCAATAGAGAAAGCACAGTAACATGAGGAAATGCCATGGTTGATTTGAAGCAACAGACAATTTATGATGTAATGAAATATGAGAGTAAGTAAATCTTGAAGGGATGAATATGGCAGAGAAGTAGAGAGGATTGGTATTTATAGTGGTGAACGTGTGTGTATGTGAAAACTTAAAACGAGTGAAAAGAAGGTGCAAAGGAAGGTCAAGAATTGAAACAAACATTAAAATATTTGGCAATTGGctgtcatgttttttttttgataagcgcAATTGGCTGTCATGTGATGTGTGTTACTACTTATGATGCTCATGAGTCGATCCAACATCTTTATTATGTAATGAATTGTttggggagttgggtttggggcctcccctatggggctgcgcgccc
This window harbors:
- the LOC130710465 gene encoding probable xyloglucan endotransglucosylase/hydrolase protein 23 — protein: MAFPHVSVLSLLVLSSFMVASAGNFYQDFDITWGDGRAKILNNGDLLTLNFDKASGSGFQSRNEYLFGKIDMQLKLVPGNSAGTVTAYYLSSKGSNWDEIDFEFLGNLSGDPYILHTNVFSQGKGNREQQFYLWFDPTADFHTYSILWNPQRIVFSVDGTPIREFKNMESKGVPFPKDQPMRIYSSLWNADDWATRGGVVKTDWSQAPFTASYRNFNANNACVRSTGSGTSSCNSNSASSNAWLSQELDSTSHDRLSWVQKNYMIYNYCSDTKRFPQGLPTECITS
- the LOC130714986 gene encoding probable xyloglucan endotransglucosylase/hydrolase protein 23; the protein is MAFPHVTVLSLLLLSSFMVASAGNFYQDFDITWGDGRAKIANNGDLLTLNLDKASGSGFQSRNEYLFGQIDMQLKLVPGNSAGTVTAYYLSSKGSNWDEIDFEFLGNLSGDPYILHTNVFSQGKGNREQQFYLWFDPTADFHTYSILWNPQRIVFSVDGTPIREFKNMESKGVPFPKDQPMRIYSSLWNADDWATRGGVVKTDWSQAPFTASYRNFNANACVRSTGSGTSSCSSNSASSNGWLSQELDSTSQDRLLWVQKNYMIYNYCSDAKRFPQGLPTECKTS